Proteins from one Podospora pseudoanserina strain CBS 124.78 chromosome 1, whole genome shotgun sequence genomic window:
- a CDS encoding hypothetical protein (EggNog:ENOG503PE2Y), whose translation MFTVTTLTKLSLALLTASSTMVASLPPSNKPTLHRRVCYEGETTNLYCYTEEHGGIPQEVSEDDIKYVASYLRSYGRQVRAGRLLTMGPAELGTCDEWTLYQRGSVMVTAKHLNDTANSAVLFEDVATTIDGGVGATDAQKAKAIIGCLSDGGSLGVMVNRTNPMYNSTAYVSNRYTPTGIVIKVVSSGQ comes from the coding sequence ATGTTCACTGTCACCACTCTTACTAAGCTGAGCCTGGCTCTCCTCActgccagcagcaccatggtagcctccctcccacccagcaACAAGCCAACTCTTCATCGACGTGTCTGCTACGAAGGTGAAACCACCAACCTCTACTGCTACACCGAGGAACACGGCGGCATCCCTCAAGAGGTGTCAGAAGACGATATCAAATATGTCGCCTCCTACCTCCGCTCGTATGGTCGGCAGGTCCGCGCTGGCCGGCTCTTGACAATGGGCCCGGCTGAGCTCGGCACTTGTGACGAATGGACGCTTTACCAACGTGGCTCCGTCATGGTCACGGCCAAGCACCTCAACGATACGGCCAATTCGGCCGTCCTTTTCGAAGATGTCGCCACCACGATCGACGGCGGCGTGGGAGCGACGGATGCTCAAAAGGCGAAAGCCATTATTGGGTGCTTGTCAGACGGTGGCTCGCTGGGTGTCATGGTTAACAGAACCAACCCCATGTATAATTCGACTGCCTATGTCAGCAATCGTTACACGCCCACCGGAATCGTCATCAAGGTTGTGTCGAGCGGCCAgtga
- a CDS encoding hypothetical protein (EggNog:ENOG503NXBM; COG:S), producing MEAYDELLRWASKQGIEVHGIEAKRIPGRGIGIVASKDLKANERLIYVPAASLRTLTTIRPEIRKALPPPAPKYKGTPVHALLAAELLLETPTIKKKYAPWHAVVPTRDDILSTLPLAWPTSDHEKLHSLLPYAARAHLTKQKAKFEKDWQLTRDVLLPKLSLSPKGRYSKQEFLYHWLLVNTRTFYHETPATERLTKDDKMALQPVADLLNHSDEGCEVVFDTGCYTISADREYKQGEEVYICYGTHSNDFLMVEYGFCPEENKWDEVCIDEVVLEEMSTARKKWLDGRDFLGKYLIDERNLTGCYRTRVALMLLCTSRGQWERWVDEGEDGGEEVQKMVDRIMVRVLEKYLKRCMEAIGELEGCGPSGEMVLRRWRQIERLVEKSLEELKVEDN from the exons ATGGAGGCCTACGACGAACTTCTCCGCTGGGCCAGCAAGCAAGGGATCGAGGTTCACGGTATCGAGGCCAAGAGGATACCCGGCAGGGGAATTGGCATTGTGGCTTCGAAAGACCTGAAG GCCAATGAACGCCTCATATACGTtcccgccgcctccctccgCACCCTCACAACCATCCGCCCCGAAATCCGCAAagccctccctccaccagcccCCAAATACAAAGGAACCCCCGTCCACGCGCTCCTCGCAGCAGAGCTACTCCTCGAgacccccaccatcaagaagaaaTACGCCCCCTGGCACGCCGTGGTCCCAACTCGTGACGATATCCTGTCCACCCTCCCATTAGCCTGGCCAACATCCGACCATGAGAAACtacactccctcctcccctacGCAGCCCGCGCTCACTTGACCAAGCAAAAAGCCAAATTCGAAAAGGACTGGCAATTGACACGTGATGTCCTCCTTCCAAAactgtctctctctcccaaGGGTCGATATTCCAAGCAGGAGTTCCTGTATCATTGGCTGCTTGTCAACACGAGAACGTTTTACCATGAAACCCCCGCGACGGAGCGACTGACAAAGGATGACAAGATGGCTCTGCAGCCGGTGGCGGATTTGCTCAATCATTCTGATGAGGGGTGTGAAGTGGTGTTTGATACGGGGTGTTATACCATTTCGGCGGATAGGGAGTACAAacagggggaggaggtgtatATTTGCTACGGGACGCACTCGAACGACTTTTTGATGGTGGAATATGGGTTTTGTCCGGAGGAGAATAAGTGGGATGAGGTTTGTATTGATGAGGTGGTCCTGGAAGAAATGTCAACCGCAAGAAAGAAGTGGTTGGACGGGAGGGACTTTTTGGGCAAGTATTTGATTGATGAGAGGAATTTGACGGGGTGTTATAGGACCAGAGTGGCATTGATGCTACTGTGCACGTCGAGGGGTCaatgggagaggtgggttgatgagggagaggatgggggggaggaggtgcaaaAAATGGTGGATCGGATTATGGTAAGGGTGTTGGAGAAGTATCTGAAAAGGTGTATGGAGGCAattggggagttggagggctGTGGGCCgtcgggggagatggtgttgaggaggtggagacaGATTGAGAGGTTGGTCGAGAAGTCTTTGGAGGAATTAAAGGTTGAGGACAACTAA
- a CDS encoding hypothetical protein (EggNog:ENOG503P9CS), which translates to MSSNFKPYWVKANSQTPAAPDALVVYIVAKLGPNGTGQHYPLAVVKREGGLVDLDAVQGRDVLSAILGAVTVFSDPSNHIGIQSELSLAAQFYQDPRNGLHRTELSNTPTWMRQSISPQWECGVREFPFISTCLVLGVAFDRERGVGLSVLPAPLGTMFSNTNMEYAMAVVDITDLNAIRYGIIAFRSTIMIHVSERPREVDEYNDWGDSDPSGPRELRLEENRTREPLSAAGYLTKFEYEACDDLVKKLDEVELIDPTVLDLIWPLTTAALPALSLFPAEKDAELTALIDALLESQNLDIISETLLTQLTGTAHTKFILRQHLQKRSQDIGHLPKTGQLLGLAFTNELHFDLASFNKLSSLSVIAALETTPAPPVSLSLNVDTLHDSSTTIIDALLTRPTLKSLYLLQSPTRTSDTPSRTFFSALATHPGKPLAHFKKLHISGLYSSPFIGEPFLPVVSRPWLHSPYPLQYLFLRQQTQHHPRQPPISQVHFLNPLLLTPEKFAAGLLMYLRSLLTSTDIQHHSRTSLWGFACCPPTLTVDQKTRVEVDPLPFHTPDPPKVRELPEESWNVIVERGIHVDVGNKGPEGEGMSWMPDLKAAWVRYALVRVVKPGGVKLDQDGEIKERDVEIVDLEGFLYRVDLGFSKADGDTVWRRMTEFEREMEEWPGQGGLDKGMPKVGVIGEKEARGLLADCLTDARST; encoded by the coding sequence ATGTCATCCAACTTCAAACCGTACTGGGTGAAAGCCAACAGCCAgacgccagcagcaccagatGCGTTGGTCGTCTACATCGTCGCAAAACTCGGCCCCAACGGCACAGGCCAACACTATCCTCTGGCAGTCGTCAAACGCGAAGGCGGCCTAGTAGATTTGGATGCCGTTCAAGGCAGAGATGTTCTTTCAGCCATTCTGGGTGCTGTCACTGTCTTTTCTGACCCATCGAACCACATCGGTATCCAGTCTGAACTCTCGCTCGCCGCCCAGTTCTACCAAGATCCCCGAAATGGGCTGCATCGAACAGAGCTCTCCAACACACCAACATGGATGAGGCAGTCCATTTCTCCGCAGTGGGAATGCGGTGTGCGCGAGTTCCCGTTTATCTCGACATGTCTTGTGCTCGGCGTGGCTTTTGACAGGGAGCGCGGAGTAGGCTTGTCTGTCCTGCCTGCACCACTGGGTACTATGTTTAGCAACACAAACATGGAGTATGCGATGGCTGTGGTGGACATCACTGACTTGAACGCAATCCGGTATGGGATCATTGCCTTTCGGTCAACCATAATGATTCACGTATCAGAACGCCCTCGAGAAGTGGATGAATACAACGACTGGGGAGACAGTGACCCTTCAGGGCCGCGCGAGCTTCGTCTAGAAGAAAATAGGACACGGGAACCCCTTTCCGCCGCTGGGTATCTGACTAAATTTGAGTACGAGGCTTGCGATGACCtggtgaagaagctcgacGAAGTTGAACTTATTGATCCGACAGTCTTGGACCTGATATGGCCGCTGACCACCGCTGCCTTGCCTGCCCTTTCCCTATTTCCGGCCGAGAAAGACGCTGAGTTGACCGCTCTCATCGACGCTTTGCTTGAAAGTCAAAACCTTGATATAATATCCGAGACTCTTCTTACCCAACTTACCGGAACAGCGCACACCAAGTTTATACTTCGCCAACACCTACAGAAGCGCTCCCAAGACATAGGCCACTTACCCAAAACAGGCCAACTACTCGGACTTGCCTTTACCAACGAACTACATTTCGACCTAGCATCTTTTAAcaagctctcctccctctctgtCATCGCTGCTCTCGAAACCACCCCGGCGCCACCTGTCTCCCTCAGTCTCAACGTTGACACCCTTCACGACagctcaaccaccatcatcgacgcCCTCCTCACAAGACCAACCCTCAAATCTCTCTACCTTCTCCAATCACCCACCCGCACTTCCGACACCCCCAGCAggaccttcttctccgccctcgccacccACCCAGGCAAACCCCTAGCCCATTTCAAGAAGTTACACATTTCCGGCCTTTACTCCTCCCCTTTCATCGGCGAACCTTTTCTCCCTGTTGTATCTCGCCCATGGCTTCATTCACCCTATCCTCTCCAATATCTTTTCCTCCgccaacaaacccaacaccatccccgccaaccccccattTCCCAAGTCCACTTCCtcaacccactcctcctcacccctgAAAAGTTTGCggctgggttgttgatgtaTCTCCGCTCTTTGCTCACCTCCACCGATATACAACACCATAGTCGCACTTCCCTATGGGGCTTCGCCTGCTGTCCTCCCACCCTAACCGTCGACCAGAAAACAAGGGTGGAGGTTGaccctctccctttccaTACTCCTGACCCACCAAAAGTGAGGGAACTACCAGAGGAGAGTTGGAACGTGATCGTGGAGAGAGGGATACATGTTGATGTCGGGAATAAAGGGccggaaggggaggggatgagtTGGATGCCGGATTTGAAGGCTGCTTGGGTGAGGTATGCGCTTGTTAGGGTGGTCAAGCCTGGGGGGGTAAAGCTTGATCAGGATGGGGAAATAAAGGAGAGAGATGTGGAGATTGTTGATTTGGAGGGGTTTTTGTACCGGGTGGATCTAGGATTTTCTAAGGCGGATGGAGATActgtttggaggaggatgacggaGTTTGAacgggagatggaggagtggCCGGGgcagggggggttggataaGGGGATGCCAAAGGTGGGAGTTAtaggggagaaggaggcgaggggcTTGTTGGCGGACTGTTTGACGGATGCGAGGAGCACATGA
- a CDS encoding hypothetical protein (EggNog:ENOG503PZDM) produces the protein MSAPATNRTAEGINALEFLTKRQAVRGDWTCQFFFDGPGHDAPRADHAAFNRLFGGPRLTARGGQCYVGRCNGRDFAWCNIASNTRSEYSNQRNLVADTNPYSGINCVYDYMPAYEYYWWGWEGALRFDNSDIRRC, from the coding sequence ATGTCTGCTCCGGCAACAAACAGAACCGCCGAGGGCATCAACGCACTTGAATTCCTCACCAAACGACAAGCCGTCAGAGGCGACTGGACGTGCCAATTCTTCTTCGATGGTCCAGGCCATGACGCTCCCAGAGCCGATCACGCAGCCTTCAACAGACTGTTTGGCGGCCCTCGCCTTACCGCTCGTGGCGGACAGTGCTATGTTGGGAGGTGCAACGGACGCGACTTTGCGTGGTGTAACATTGCTTCAAACACACGTTCTGAGTACTCCAATCAGAGGAACCTCGTTGCGGATACAAACCCTTATAGCGGGATCAACTGCGTGTATGACTATATGCCTGCTTATGAGTACTActggtggggatgggagggcgCTTTGCGGTTTGATAACAGTGACATTCGCAGATGCTGA